The genomic stretch TAAGATTTCGCCAGCGTGAATTGCAGGTCTTGCCATAGTTGTTTTTTCCTTTAGTGATAATCGACAATTTCGATATTGAATGGGCGATTTTCTGTTTCTGTCCACTCAAAACAAATACGCCATTTGTCATTTATGCGAATGCTGTACTGCCCTTTTCGATCTCCGCTTAGTGCCTCAAAACGATTACTTGGCAAAGCCATCAAGGATTCTTTGTTAGGTGCGGCTTCTAGGATTTCTAGACGTTTGTATGCTTGCCTTTCAAAGCCTTGAAATTCTTTGATACGATCGCCAGCAGCAAATTTGGCTGTGCGTTTGTCTTTGTATTTTTGAGGCATAGGCAAGCGTTATGTGTTACGTCAAGCATAACATTTGCATCACAATTTCGCAAAACATACAGTTGATCGGCGATCGCCCAGAAATCACGACTCACGGTAATAGCGATCGCCTTTAGCAGATAGATTGTTAATGCGATCACTTAGAACTCACAACTGGCAATATTAACGATCATCATCATATCGATATAGTGTCGATCTTACTTGAATAAAGGTAAAATCTGCGATAATTACTTGTTTGATTCGATAATCCGACCACAATTATGTTAAATCTGTTTGTTTTTTGAACTTTCTCCATACATCTATCTAACAGGCAAGTTACTCCAAGTACAGAGAATTTGTACTTGGAGTAACTTGCCTGTTAGACTCGAAAGTACTAAATCGTAATTGATTAGAGTAATATGTAACTAACCCTATCGTGAGTATTTCTCATCAATCCAACCAGTGCGAGTAGTTTATGGCGAATTTCAAATTCTCTCCAGACATTCTAAGCAGATTGGGGGAAGAGCTACTTCCAAATCCTGACCAAGGCATTATGGAATTAGTAAAAAATTCATATGATGCTGATGCGACAGAGTGCACAGTCCAATTAATTAATACAGATACAGTTGGTGGAACGATTATTGTTTCAGACAATGGAGTTGGAATGGATTTGAATTCCATTACTGATGGATGGTTGGTCATTGGTCGTTCAAAAAAAGCTGCTCGTAACCCTACAAATCTAGGGAGGCTCCCTGTAGGGGATAAAGGATTGGGGCGGTTAGCTGCGTTACGGCAAGGTTCTCATGTTATCCTTAAAACAAGACCTGCTGCTGAAATTGGATATGAGTATTCTTTACATATAGATTGGGATAGCTTTTCTAACGCAAAGGTAGTAGAGGATGTTAGTCTAAGTTGCGAAAAAAGTGAAACGCATTATTCACAGGGTACTGATACTATTATTGAAAACTTAAGTTTTAGGATTGGCAAGCGTGAAGTACAAAGATTAGCGAGAGAGTTGCTACTATTAGCTGATCCATTCAACAGTGAAACTGGATTTCGACCCAAACTAATTAGCTCAGATTTTACCGAGTTAGAAAGGTTAGTTCAGAATGCTTATTTTGATGATGCTGAGTATAAACTTGAAGCCTATTTGAATGATGAAGGCGAAGCTAACGCAAGGTTAATAGATTGGAAAGGTGAAACTATTGCTGAAGCCGATCATAAAACTCTATCAAGAGCAGAAAATCGTTACCAAACTGTACCCGCAAAGCTTGAAATTTGGTTCTTTATATTACAACAACAATCATTTACTCGTAGAGAACGAATAGGAACTACTACAGAGATTAAAAATTGGCTCGAAGTTTTCGGTGGTGTGCATCTATATCACCGAGGGATACGAGTCAAGCCATATGGTGATTTTGGGAACGACTGGTTAGAGATTAATTTACTAAGAACTAGAGATCATGAATCTCGCCCATCAACGGGCACAACTATTGGAAGAGTAACGACTACCGATCCCTTTGACTCCCTTGTTCAAAAAACTGATCGTCTTGGCTTGGTTGAGAATGAAGCTTTTTCAGAGCTAAGAAAATTTGCAGTTGATGCTCTAGATTGGGTAAGAAATTTTCGATTGAAAGAATCTGAGAAAAAAAGAGAGCACGTAAAAAGAGATATCGGTCAAAATGTAGAAGAAGCGAAAGTTGAAGTAGAAAAGACGATTGCTGCACTAGAAATCCCCTCTGTGTCACGTACACAGATACTTAGGGTGATCCAAAACTACGAAAAAATAAAGGAAAGCGAAACTAAATCTCTACAAGAAGATATTCTACTTTATCGTAGTTTAGCAACAGCAGGTACAACAGCAGCATTATTTGCTCATGAATCAGACAAGCCAGTAACTTTAATTGAGAGGTCTACCAATAGAATTGCCAAACAAGGACAAAAACTATTGGCAGAAAAGTATGCTAAGTCTATAGGCGAAGCTGTAGAAATTCTTCAAAGATCCGCTAAATCGCTAAGAAGTTTTGCGAAATTCCCTTTACATTTGCTGAAACGTGCCAAGCGTAAATCTACCACTGTCGATGTTCATGAAGTAATTGACGGTGTAATCACTTTGTTTAATCCTTTCTTAGAAGAATCCAAAGTTGCTGTCAACAAATCTTTCTCTGATGATGTACCCTTAGTACGCGGCAATATTGCTCTTTTAGAAGCAATCTTAGTAAATCTTGTAACTAACTCACTTAATTCATTTAATTTCAACACTTCTCGTAGCCTGCAACGTCAAATTATGATCAGCACAAAATTACAGTCATCTCATCTCGAACTGCGTTTTTTAGATAATGGTTCTGGTATTATAGGGCTTGAGTTAGACGAAATTTGGCTGCCAGGACGATCTACTACCCCTGGAGGTACGGGTTTAGGCTTAACTATCACGAAAGACTCTGTAACTGACTTAGGAGGTCAAATTACGGCTATTCCTAATGGTGAGTTTGGAGGAGCCGAGTTTTTAATTATATTGCCATTAGTGGAGCGTATATGACAACTGAAAATTATGCAGACATAAAGGAGAAAGGCAACAATAAAATTGTTGTAATTGATGATGAGAAAGATTTTGCCAGAACAGTTGAATGGGAAATTGAAGAGGCAGGATACGAACCTTTTTCGATTGTTGATGTTTCCTTCCAAAAGATCGATGAGTTAATCTCTCGAATTCCTGAAGATACTTATGCAGTTCTATGTGATCATCGCCTAAGTAAATCTGGTATTTCTGATTTTTATGGCTCAGATCTAGTTGCTACTTTATATGATCGAAAAATACCAGCCTTACTAGATACACAATTCTATGATATGGATAATGATGTATCTATTAGAAAGTGTAGACATAAAATACCTGTACTTCTTAACAAAGATAATGTATCTGCATCAACAATAAAAGAAGGGATTAAATTTTGCTTGTTAGAGCTAAATGGGACTTTCTCAACCAATAGAAAATCATATAGAAATATCGTAAGAATTGTTGATATTAGCAAAGAATCTCGCGAAGATGTCGTAGATGTTATTATTCCTAGTTGGAATCCTAATAAAGCTGTACGCTTACCATCATCTTTAATTCGCGAGTGGATTTTAGAGTTTGAACCTGTGATAGGAAATCGCCTCATTGCTAATGTCAATAGCGGGGCTAAAAATCCTGAAGATTTGTATTTTACTAACTTTGAAATAGCACCTAGCCCAGAGGCAAACTAATGAGTCTTCCTGAACTAATTATTTTTGATGTCGGACATGGTAATTGTGCGTTACTGAGAGATACGAATGGTGTCATTCTGATTGATTGTCCCCCAGGAAATATATTGATGGAAGCATTAGAAAAATTCGCTATCACTGAGATTTCTCATGTTTTGATTTCTCATGCAGATCAGGATCATATTGCTGGTCTTCCGCAATTACTATTAAATGTAAAAGTTAATAATATACACCTCAATTCTGACTGGCTAAGAGACACTGATATCTGGAAAGATGTATGTTCAGCATTAGAAGATGCACTGAAACATCATGGTGTGAACCTAGAAGTGCAGCTCACGCCAGCAACGACTGGTAGGCTAAATGTTGGCGAAGTAAAGATCGAAATACTTGCGCCTTCTCCTATACTGGCACTATCAGGTATAGGTGGGCAAGATCTTGAGGGTAAACGATTGAGTGCCAATACTTTGTCAGCAGTCGTATCTTTTGTCTACAACGAGCGAAGAGTAGCCATTTTAGCTGGCGATCTAGATCAAACTGGTTTAAACAATCTAATTGGTGAAAGCACTGATCTACAAGCTGAAGTTTTGGTTTTTCCACATCACGGTGGTAGACCTGGGACAGGTGCTAATAGTCAGGCGTTTGCTCAAAGTTTATCTGATCTTGTAAAGCCTCAGTTAGTCATTTTTTCTATTGATAGAAGTCTTCATAAAAACCCAAAAGATGAAATCATGCAAGGCGTTTTGCACTCTGTTCCAAACGCTCATATTATGTGTACCCAATTATCTGAGAAATGCGCTACGAGTCTTCCTAGCATGGCTCCAAGTCATCTCGGTAGTTTTCCATCCAAAGGGTTCATAGATAATAAGTGTTGTGGGGGAACGATTTTGATTGAGCTTAGCAAAGATCCAAAAGCCTATACACCTCTGCGTGATGCACATAAAGATTTTGTGGCTCAGCATCCAAACGCTCTTTGTCAGAGATTTATATCTTTAACAAAATCTAGTTAAAGCCCACTTTAGATAGTCGGCTAACATTGATTTTTATATAGTCGGCTAACATTGATTTTTATTTCACTCAACAACAAAGCAAAACTGGCAAAGTAAAAACAGTTGTTAAAAGCGATCGCCTAAAAATTACGACTCACGGTAATAGCGATCGCTGCTATCACTACTGATACTCTCCACATTGCAAGATTAACTTAGCAACTAATCCTGTCCAACCCGTTTGATGGCTAGCACCAATCCCAGCACCATTATCTCCATGAAAATACTCATGAAAAAGAATCAAATCATGCCAATGAGGATCGTTTTGGAACCTTTTGATGTTGCCATACACAGGACGATCGCCTGAAGCCTTTTCTAAGAAAATTCCTGTTAA from Pseudanabaena sp. BC1403 encodes the following:
- a CDS encoding ATP-binding protein, whose amino-acid sequence is MANFKFSPDILSRLGEELLPNPDQGIMELVKNSYDADATECTVQLINTDTVGGTIIVSDNGVGMDLNSITDGWLVIGRSKKAARNPTNLGRLPVGDKGLGRLAALRQGSHVILKTRPAAEIGYEYSLHIDWDSFSNAKVVEDVSLSCEKSETHYSQGTDTIIENLSFRIGKREVQRLARELLLLADPFNSETGFRPKLISSDFTELERLVQNAYFDDAEYKLEAYLNDEGEANARLIDWKGETIAEADHKTLSRAENRYQTVPAKLEIWFFILQQQSFTRRERIGTTTEIKNWLEVFGGVHLYHRGIRVKPYGDFGNDWLEINLLRTRDHESRPSTGTTIGRVTTTDPFDSLVQKTDRLGLVENEAFSELRKFAVDALDWVRNFRLKESEKKREHVKRDIGQNVEEAKVEVEKTIAALEIPSVSRTQILRVIQNYEKIKESETKSLQEDILLYRSLATAGTTAALFAHESDKPVTLIERSTNRIAKQGQKLLAEKYAKSIGEAVEILQRSAKSLRSFAKFPLHLLKRAKRKSTTVDVHEVIDGVITLFNPFLEESKVAVNKSFSDDVPLVRGNIALLEAILVNLVTNSLNSFNFNTSRSLQRQIMISTKLQSSHLELRFLDNGSGIIGLELDEIWLPGRSTTPGGTGLGLTITKDSVTDLGGQITAIPNGEFGGAEFLIILPLVERI
- a CDS encoding type II toxin-antitoxin system RelE/ParE family toxin; translated protein: MPQKYKDKRTAKFAAGDRIKEFQGFERQAYKRLEILEAAPNKESLMALPSNRFEALSGDRKGQYSIRINDKWRICFEWTETENRPFNIEIVDYH
- a CDS encoding ComEC/Rec2 family competence protein, which codes for MSLPELIIFDVGHGNCALLRDTNGVILIDCPPGNILMEALEKFAITEISHVLISHADQDHIAGLPQLLLNVKVNNIHLNSDWLRDTDIWKDVCSALEDALKHHGVNLEVQLTPATTGRLNVGEVKIEILAPSPILALSGIGGQDLEGKRLSANTLSAVVSFVYNERRVAILAGDLDQTGLNNLIGESTDLQAEVLVFPHHGGRPGTGANSQAFAQSLSDLVKPQLVIFSIDRSLHKNPKDEIMQGVLHSVPNAHIMCTQLSEKCATSLPSMAPSHLGSFPSKGFIDNKCCGGTILIELSKDPKAYTPLRDAHKDFVAQHPNALCQRFISLTKSS